Within Xiphias gladius isolate SHS-SW01 ecotype Sanya breed wild chromosome 14, ASM1685928v1, whole genome shotgun sequence, the genomic segment gcactacctgcccagcaccaaacggcagacgGAGCTGGTGAACACACTGGGGCACTCAGCAGCTACAAAAACCACATAACTCCCACAGAACTTGGTGGAACGCAAAACAGAGCTCCATAGAGTGAATACTGGACGATGTCCAgacacatgactccaaatgagtgctaatgtttctctgtaactgctggatgtgtaaatagacaaCTATTTGCTAGCGAGTGTGACATTTCAGCCTAAAAGGCaataatgtcagtgttgtgtttacagcttgtttcccCCATGTGGTCAAAAAATCAGATGTTGCAGATTTGAAAAATGGGAATGTAAAATTGCAAAAGAATGTTATCATTTGTGGTGATAAAAGATGCTGTACCATTTCAAGTGCCCTCATATTTTACAGCTGTTATATGTGAACCCTCCACATTACTGGATAATGTAGAGGCAGACACTGCTGTGCCTGTCGGcaatggaaataaaatttgTCCGTATGATGAATTGCAGGCTTAACTGGGGAATTAAATTTAttgaattcacacacacaaaaaaaaaattaagatcaTTAGCCCCATCCCAGGACTTGGGTGCTGTTCAAACTATAACTCTATATATCTGTGGAATATTTAATTTGTCTCAGTCAGAAATGttgttctctttgtctctgtctttcttccagGGAGCAAACCAACAAGCGTCGCATTAAGGAGATTGTGAAGGagttttctctgctctgtcgAGGCCTGCAGGGGTCTGGATACTCAGATTACTAGCCTGAGCTGCTAGTGCTGCATCTGAGTTTTCCTTCCTCAGTGGGTCACTGAGAAAGgtcaaaataaagttaaaaaacaaaacaaaaaaaacagatggtcTGAATCTGTTTCCATGACAAATAGTGCCAAATTGGACTTGGGCAGGTGACACTGGACTATGAAAAACCGTAATACATGGACTaaaccaaagcaaaaaacacataAGTGGGCTGTTATGAGGATAAATGGACCTCTGTGCAACATGTTTTTCATAAAGTACCACTGTCAGTTCCAAAGCAggataaaatgagagaaaaagtgtCACAGTGCCCGTTTCTTATCTCCAGGCATGGATACACAAAACCAACGCTCCATTTTTTGGACAACTGACAAAACACCAATAAACAGGTCTTTCTTTGCAGCTGCATGagcaactctgtgtgtgtgttcacttatttattgtttttcttcttctgtacACTCCTGTatatcacattcacacattatCAAAATATAGAAACCCTCCCCACCCAATCcaggcttcttcttcttctctctgttacAAAGGagagccttttaaaaatgtgacgTTGTTACATTTGATAGCTTAAAACTCTTGTAGATGTATACTTCTGCTAATATATGGTAAAACAATTTCATCACTTccacaacagaaaagaaaacaagaccaACTTTTGTGAGCAGACAACATGTCCAGGCAATAGactgcttatttttctttctttctttttttttttttttaagtcagtgaCATCACTGTGAGGGATGGCAGTTGTCGTTTGAAGTTGGGGCTGTAGAAAAAGTGGAGTCAAGAAGTGCCGTCGTATTGGTGGCTTTTGAGAATGGTGCTGAGATGAGAGGGGTGTAATGGCTAGTCTGAGTGTTGATGGGTAACTGTGCAGTTCAACCACAGCTTAGTAGGCTCCTCTTGAATCAGTACTGACCAGGGCCGTTCACTATCGTATTCTTGTGAAGAGGTTCAGCACTGACTTTGAttcctgaggggaaaaaaaaaaagatatttaaatttGTCAGAAGCATTAAAGTATGTCAGATTGTCCTTGAATCCACAATTGCCTCTGTCTGTCAGGTGAACGTTAATTTCAAGGAATTTTACATGACGTTCAAGGTCTTGTTTGGTCAAATTCAAGAACTTCAAATTAGAGATTATACAGTATAGGATATGTTATTTACGTATTTTGTCACAAAATCAGGGTGAAGTCAACTTTCAAACTGTTGATTTATCAATAGAGGGCCCTCAGCGTTTCCAGAGAGCCGGGAATTAGACAAACGTCAAGAACTTTCAAGACATCATTCAGTAACCTCAAACAACAAAGACATTAGAGCCGTACATACTGTAGATgacaaatatactgtaccttGGTGCAGCGTGTCTTACTGAAGACGTTCCAGAAACGTAGTGTCTCATCCCCGGCTCCTGTAACGATGGCCTCCCCATCTGGTGACACAGCCTGAGAAGGGAGGACAAAGGGAAAAACTGGTGAGGGGGTGAAAAAGTTTGAACATGTATGTTGGGTAATGGTTGTTCAAAGTGCTGAGGAAAAGCTAGACTTCACcggacaaagaaagaaatccaCTGGTGAAATGAACAGTAGGTGTATAACCTGTCATTTTAatctgaaatgcattttttcgGATTAAACTTTGGTACTTTAACAAAagtttaaatgcaggacttttactttagCAAAGCATCTGACTACTACTTCTACCACTGGATCAGTCTACAGTTTGAACAGTAGGAAAACGTGTGTACGCATCCTATGCATTTCTGACACTAAAGGCAGCAACGAGTTGGTCGTCCCGTTAGGACCCTGAACATGCACAGCCATTCATTCAAACCTGTCGTCGTACCAGATACAGCACTCTGTAGGAATGTCCTGTCAACTTGGCCACCTGTGTAAGTGACGGATACTTCCACACCAGGATCTGGTTCTGAGAGTAGCCGTGAGTGCTCAcctgggaaaaaagaaataactaaCTCCtctaaatgtaaacacagtaaaacgtacatttttactttgtctGGAATTCTGTTGTGTTGTCTCTAACtgcattatattaaaaaatgctaCTAATTTTTAGTCCATCCAGTGCTGAATAACTGGAAACCAAGTGCATATTAACTGGTCAAAATGTAGCAAAATGTCCCGAAACTTCTTAATGACACAGAAATTGCTTAAGAACTGGCCAATATCTGCGCACAAGGACTGCATCCGCAGGGTGGTACATCTTTGTGAATgcgtgtgcgagtgtgtgcCTCCTCACCAGTTCATTGGCGTGTTTGGACCATGCCAAGTTGCAGACCTGGGAGCCAGTGTCTGTGCTCTGGAGCGCCTGACCCGTCAGAGTGTTCCAGAAGCGCAGGCAGCGGTCGGCCGTGCCGCCCCCCGACGCCAGCAGCCCGTGTTGGTGGGGCGACCAGGCAATGGCCTTCACCGCTGCCAGGTGGTCGCTGTACTGCTGCACAGGGAGCAGGCTGGAGCTGTTCCACACAAGCAACtggccagaaaaaaacaggagctAGAATCTTGAAGATAATCAATTTTACTATCATAGATCCCTTAAAATAGTCTAGGATGCTGCCCTAGCAGAACCTAGACTGAATACCAATTCATTTACTCAAaagccactgaaaaaaaaaaaaaaaaaaaaaggaaaagttaagCTTCTCTCACCTTGTTGTCGTTGCCTCCGGACGCGAGGTGCTGGTGGTCAGGAGACCATTTGAGACCGCACACTTCTTGCCTGTGACCTTGCAGCCTCCTTTCAGCAGAAGGGGGTGTTCTGACATCCCGCTGGAGGATCACTCTGTCCCGACTTCCCGACGACAGCTGCTCCCCATTCCATGCCAGGGCACCTTGGGCACACGGGGTAAGAAGGGAGGGTCTCATATTTCACTGTAACTATCAAAAATCCAGCTGGTGTATCTTATATGACACATAACACAAGGCGTGGTGGTACAATATATGCAGTACATGATGGAATTGACAGTTActtattaaaaaataactgcTGGAAAGCCTGTGGTCGAGGGGCAATACTAAATTCTTTTTCAAAGTTCTTTTGGGACATTCTCCTTTTTACCTTTTGCAGACTCAAACACTATTTCACCAGCAGTGTGTAATTCCAATTTACTCCAGCTATGACTGACCTACACGGGCTGAGTGACCCTCCAGACTGGTCAGCTTCCTCCCTCCAGCCGCGTCCCAGATCTGAACGTAACCTTTGTGGGTTCCAACGGCGACTAGACTTCCCTGATAGGACCAGAGcaatcaaatgttttattttttgtatattttttattccacaaaCCCTTATTCTGGTACTTATAGCACATAAACAAGCAGTCGATTAAGTTCTGGCACCTCACCCTCTCATTCCAACAAACTGATGTAACAGAGTCTCCATCCACTGAAAGGTCACATAACCTTGTCACCTGTTAAGACAGAAACAAAGTACACAAATGtagcattttcacttttctctttggTACATTATACTAAAGCCATTTTAAG encodes:
- the fzr1b gene encoding fizzy-related protein homolog: MDQEYERRLLRQINHQNLPTGARLSKCVSATCSPVSVKSGDRFIPTRAGSNWSINFHYANENCRSPNQNHKAKDASSDSSKDTVAYAALLRNELLGAGIETVPDPHTDDRRHTVLSQDSHGLFRYTVHTKRVPFDSDNEVSPYSLSPLSNKSHKLLRSPRKPARKISKIPFKVLDAPELQDDFYLNLVDWSAGNLLSVGLGACVYLWSACTSQVTRLCDLSVDGDSVTSVCWNERGSLVAVGTHKGYVQIWDAAGGRKLTSLEGHSARVGALAWNGEQLSSGSRDRVILQRDVRTPPSAERRLQGHRQEVCGLKWSPDHQHLASGGNDNKLLVWNSSSLLPVQQYSDHLAAVKAIAWSPHQHGLLASGGGTADRCLRFWNTLTGQALQSTDTGSQVCNLAWSKHANELVSTHGYSQNQILVWKYPSLTQVAKLTGHSYRVLYLAVSPDGEAIVTGAGDETLRFWNVFSKTRCTKESKSVLNLFTRIR